A stretch of the Tannerella serpentiformis genome encodes the following:
- a CDS encoding electron transfer flavoprotein subunit beta/FixA family protein: MRIIVLAKQVPDTRNVGKDAMKADGTINRAALPAIFNPEDLSALEQALRLKERYPGSTVTLLTMGPGRAAEIIREGLYRGADDGVLLTDRAFAGADTLATSYALAMAIRKIGDFDLIVGGRQAIDGDTAQVGPQVAEKLGLSQITYAEEIVGVTDGRITVRRKIPGGVETVEGPLPIVVTVNGSAAACRPRNARLVQKYKHALGAQEKAERTKGASLPYAELYESRPYLNLVEWSVADVNGDVSQCGLSGSPTKVKTIENIVFQAKESRSLTDSDADIEALMKELISNHTIG, translated from the coding sequence ATGAGAATTATTGTATTAGCTAAGCAGGTGCCGGACACGCGTAACGTCGGGAAGGACGCGATGAAGGCGGACGGCACCATCAATCGCGCAGCGCTGCCGGCCATCTTCAACCCCGAAGACCTCAGCGCGCTGGAGCAGGCGCTGCGACTGAAAGAACGCTACCCCGGATCGACCGTCACGCTCCTCACCATGGGGCCGGGACGCGCCGCCGAGATCATCCGCGAGGGGCTTTATCGCGGGGCGGACGACGGGGTGCTCCTCACCGATCGCGCCTTCGCCGGCGCCGACACCCTGGCCACCTCGTATGCCTTGGCCATGGCGATCCGCAAGATCGGCGACTTCGACCTGATCGTCGGCGGACGGCAGGCTATCGACGGCGACACGGCCCAGGTGGGTCCGCAAGTGGCGGAGAAGCTCGGGCTGTCACAGATCACGTATGCAGAGGAGATTGTCGGCGTCACGGACGGACGCATCACGGTGCGACGCAAGATCCCCGGAGGCGTGGAGACGGTCGAAGGGCCGCTGCCCATCGTAGTCACGGTGAACGGATCGGCCGCAGCATGCAGGCCGCGTAACGCGCGACTCGTGCAGAAGTACAAGCACGCGCTGGGTGCGCAAGAGAAAGCCGAGCGCACAAAGGGTGCCTCCCTCCCCTACGCCGAGCTCTACGAATCGCGCCCGTACCTGAACCTCGTCGAGTGGTCCGTGGCAGACGTCAATGGCGACGTCTCCCAGTGCGGCCTCTCAGGCTCACCGACGAAGGTGAAAACGATCGAAAACATCGTCTTCCAAGCCAAAGAGAGTCGCTCGCTGACGGACTCGGACGCTGA
- a CDS encoding membrane dipeptidase, translating to MSLTLKELFAQVDRASAVDTATPTRPRIGISVNRRDGKEMLADPYFQSVILAGGAPVLVPATTELSVLTTIVEGLDGLLLTGGGDISPDLLGETPHPSIEDVDPIRDTSELQLIRLAHQRGLPIFGICRGHQLINVAFGGTLYQDLPSQFPSPVLPHSQAEARDVITQSVTLTAPDSELQRAMGLDATTRTAPIPVNSLHHQAVRDLAPGFIATAEAPDGVNEAMEHPEYPILSVQWHPEWLATTGHEAMLNLFRHLVSRARRYAHARRLHHTMITLDSHTDTPMLFDAFDLGRKEGGRVNLPLMREGRLDAVVMAAYLPQDERNDEAHRRAFDYAVERLTHVEEQAIRYPNLLDIARSTDDLRRLKREGRRAIIPAVENGYAIGRDLSRLHAFKRMGVAYMTLCHNGDNELCDSAAGQGEWGGLSPFGREVVAEMNRIGMMIDVSHAADATFDDVIRLSRRPIVATHSSCRALCDHRRNLDDDRIRALAATGGVMQICLYGGFINHDHPDGATLSDAVRHILHVVRLVGPNHVGIGSDFDGGGGLIGCQSAGEMLQITLRLLAEGLSDADIANIWGGNFMRVMDAQRLPLA from the coding sequence ATGTCACTCACTTTAAAAGAACTATTTGCGCAGGTTGACCGCGCCTCAGCTGTCGACACTGCCACCCCCACACGCCCACGCATAGGTATTTCCGTGAACCGACGAGACGGCAAAGAGATGCTCGCCGACCCCTATTTCCAGTCTGTCATCCTGGCCGGTGGTGCCCCCGTACTCGTGCCCGCAACAACCGAGCTGAGCGTCCTCACCACGATTGTCGAAGGTCTCGACGGCCTGCTTCTGACTGGCGGCGGCGACATCAGTCCCGACCTGCTTGGCGAGACGCCCCACCCGTCGATCGAGGACGTCGATCCGATCCGCGACACCAGCGAGCTGCAACTGATCCGCTTGGCCCACCAACGCGGCCTCCCCATCTTCGGCATCTGTCGCGGCCATCAGCTCATCAATGTGGCCTTTGGCGGCACGCTCTACCAAGACCTTCCCTCGCAGTTTCCAAGCCCCGTATTGCCACATAGTCAGGCGGAAGCACGCGATGTTATCACGCAGTCTGTCACTCTCACTGCCCCAGATTCCGAGCTGCAACGCGCAATGGGGCTCGACGCCACGACGCGTACCGCACCCATCCCCGTCAACTCGCTCCACCACCAAGCCGTCCGCGACCTGGCCCCCGGTTTCATCGCCACGGCCGAGGCGCCCGACGGCGTCAACGAGGCGATGGAGCACCCCGAATACCCCATCCTCAGCGTCCAGTGGCACCCCGAATGGCTCGCCACCACCGGCCACGAGGCGATGCTCAACCTCTTCCGTCATCTTGTCAGCCGTGCACGCCGCTACGCCCACGCCCGACGCCTGCACCACACCATGATCACCCTCGACTCGCACACCGACACGCCCATGCTCTTCGACGCCTTCGACCTCGGACGCAAAGAGGGTGGCCGGGTCAACCTGCCGCTCATGCGCGAGGGACGGCTCGACGCTGTCGTCATGGCCGCCTACCTCCCCCAAGACGAGCGCAACGACGAGGCGCACCGCCGCGCTTTCGACTATGCCGTCGAGCGACTCACACACGTTGAGGAGCAGGCCATCCGCTACCCTAACCTCCTCGACATCGCTCGCTCTACGGACGACCTCCGCCGCCTCAAGCGCGAGGGCCGACGCGCCATCATCCCCGCCGTCGAAAACGGTTACGCCATCGGCCGCGACCTCTCCCGACTGCACGCATTCAAGCGTATGGGCGTGGCGTACATGACACTCTGTCACAACGGAGACAACGAACTCTGCGACTCTGCCGCCGGACAAGGCGAGTGGGGCGGCCTCAGTCCCTTCGGGCGCGAGGTGGTGGCAGAGATGAACCGCATCGGCATGATGATCGACGTATCGCACGCTGCTGATGCCACTTTCGACGATGTTATTCGCCTCAGCCGGCGCCCCATCGTCGCCACCCATTCCTCCTGCCGCGCCCTCTGTGACCATCGCCGCAACTTAGACGACGACCGCATCCGCGCCCTGGCCGCAACGGGCGGCGTGATGCAGATCTGCCTTTATGGCGGATTCATCAACCACGACCATCCCGACGGCGCCACCCTCAGCGATGCCGTCCGCCACATCCTGCACGTCGTCCGGCTCGTCGGCCCGAATCACGTCGGCATCGGCTCCGACTTCGACGGCGGCGGCGGGCTCATCGGCTGCCAATCGGCCGGCGAGATGCTCCAAATCACCCTCCGTCTCCTTGCCGAGGGTCTCTCCGACGCCGACATCGCCAACATCTGGGGCGGTAACTTCATGCGCGTCATGGACGCCCAGCGCCTGCCCCTCGCATAG